One region of Alosa alosa isolate M-15738 ecotype Scorff River chromosome 1, AALO_Geno_1.1, whole genome shotgun sequence genomic DNA includes:
- the LOC125304529 gene encoding putative GPI-anchored protein pfl2: MACWNVCRPTLLIPYGLKSILECACRAIKIEEPQHIQQFIAAYCKDLLMHRDHAPSHDLHQVIHLYQKMRERGQVQMKSWRDSPDQAMLPCGEPAEMCQDLLPTESTSLVSCRLADDALDISQRIDVQPSLAQPKSPTSPADPPLARVQSAVFQRVPSTSDFPEVQETVLIESAMAPSADVIVVHSEKLPDAIVFQLDSRPTSASSVRFSVTSTPSVTDMDGTEECALEMDSGGMVVFERVPSKEDCLPPQSAVDIESGELQNSEIVDKPLIPTAQEENSGDMEKHAETLKMAASQESFKIMGVSSKRSLVKVFSAHLMKTEDSVEKVDDQSEQSDRDTSPRISPKTSITVIECPPEPAKNYITTSDIEGPAEQAADSSAKPGSHPMSSNDLSDESEDKQKSLMAETVGRADSADKFKSMVVQLSEECVAEVVGVLEGNRESSESLPNDGEITERDTPPRISLERVAESGVTDVDGDMRQAGVSQDVSPDPFCLAETPQTVMSEAESVSPLSTVETADIHTLKNVTSVGSPVQMNLSEMADADHLNVVKEMREFSAFDNSELPPFRQHQPEETSDSVDEHTSLTSTADEDDLNASNTACIPCETVSPLCTVQRDEKTEAQEPSVEDALNSNTACIPCETVSPLCTVQRDEETEVQEPSVEDALNPATAVELVLLAESSGSDNTECPERAENMLQENVESATPICCGTYTTERLVSEPVEENMDSTTVVTSSCEQNMSKITETAPVPQTLQTDASPILSPVTCLEPEVPQTALLELELVSPLPIGLAREEATALQPSVDGASCTSSVVNDKTNSSDSEGFLLKSGLLESSETETFDRIEIEGIVVPKDLEAVSTGRSGDVTEESPCQPAEDSVDHRVSFPTVSSQATVNDNTGTDDLSLTTGTSDSVVDILEPSPLKQVPSEERGLAADAPAQIFTTTTTEENPDVVEATDSTNITLAAVPSQEGDMSRSRGTTDRGTSPGIPPRTSSVLGCVHASIQVSCVSVDETARDMQGDQNPASGSQLTAPPYAGDETTAPPTKSIQTEIVQAEEQQQHTEDAVTGRGTPVDTVFKTSVDQMWTLYHLPHSSDEGTLCTQVLFQPPFNGSAYIRAFGPGHVLMAEKSPQPSSHNLQQDPGWPRESTVQAADHPQHQKRAQDVAPSAKAATAADSVRPSASFPDTDTVEISLPNFLLCTDDRTKQETALLGAPGGASSAVRVRRDDVAGILSLSIPSASLSGSQGGSGQAQFLQLITEEGRTVYSPAVVRIATHHADQSK; this comes from the exons ATGGCGTGCTGGAATGTCTGCCGCCCGACGCTCTTGATTCCGTATGGGTTGAAGAGTATCCTGGAATGTGCGTGTCGTGCGATAAAAATTGAGGAACCACAGCATATACAACAGTTTATCGCTGCGTATTGCAAGGACCTCCTAATGCACAGAGACC ATGCCCCTTCCCACGACCTTCATCAAGTCATACATCTTTATCAGAAAATGCGAG AGCGTGGCCAAGTTCAGATGAAAAGTTGGCGAGATTCTCCAGATCAGGCCATGTTACCCTGTGGGGAGCCTGCAGAGATGTGTCAGGACCTTCTCCCCACTGAGTCAACCAGTCTTGTTAGCTGCCGTCTGGCGGATGATGCCTTGGATATCAGTCAGCGGATAGATGTTCAGCCCTCCTTGGCACAGCCTAAGAGTCCAACCAGCCCTGCTGACCCTCCTTTAGCTAGGGTTCAGTCAGCAGTCTTCCAGAGGGTTCCATCAACAAGCGACTTCCCCGAGGTCCAGGAAACTGTTCTGATTGAGTCTGCAATGGCTCCTTCTGCCGATGTCATCGTAGTTCACTCAGAGAAACTTCCAGATGCGATAGTGTTCCAACTTGACAGCCGCCCCACTTCAGCTTCCTCTGTGAGGTTCAGTGTCACCAGCACACCCTCTGTGACTGACATGGACGGGACAGAGGAGTGTGCTCTCGAGATGGACTCGGGTGGAATGGTGGTGTTTGAAAGAGTTCCGTCCAAGGAGGATTGTCTTCCTCCACAGTCTGCAGTGGATATAGAATCTGGTGAGCTGCAGAATTCAGAGATTGTAGACAAGCCTCTCATCCCAACAGCACAAGAAGAGAACTCAGGGGACATGGAGAAACATGCAGAAACACTGAAAATGGCAG CATCTCAAGAATCATTTAAGATTATGGGCGTATCATCAAAACGCAGCCTGGTCAAAGTATTCTCAGCACATTTGATGAAAACTGAGGATAGTGTTGAAAAAGTGGATGACCAGTCAGAGCAGTCAGACAGAGACACGTCACCCAGAATATCTCCAAAGACCTCTATAAcag TCATAGAATGTCCACCTGAACCAGCAAAAAATTATATCACAACTAGTGATATTGAAGGTCCAGCTGAACAAGCAGCTGACAGTTCAGCAAAGCCTGGTTCACATCCGATGAGCTCGAATGATCTGTCTGACGAGTCTGAAGATAAACAAAAATCACTGATGGCAGAAACAGTGGGCCGGGCTGATTCAGCTGACAAATTCAAATCCATGGTAGTACAACTGTCAGAAGAGTGTGTAGCGGAGGTTGTTGGGGTATTGGAAGGTAACAGAGAGTCTTCTGAAAGTCTACCAAATGATGGAGAGATAACTGAAAGGGACACTCCTCCTAGAATATCTCTAGAGAGAGTAGCTGAGTCAG GTGTGACTGATGTGGATGGAGACATGAGGCAGGCAGGTGTATCACAGGATGTTTCTCCAGACCCTTTTTGTTTAgcag AGACACCTCAGACTGTTATGTCTGAGGCTGAAAGTGTGTCTCCTCTCAGCACTGTGGAGACAGCTGACATCCACACATTGAAAAATGTGACATCTGTGGGAAGTCCTGTTCAGATGAACCTGAGTGAGATGGCTGATGCAGACCATTTGAATGTAGTCAAGGAAATGCGTGAGTTTTCGGCATTCGACAACTCTGAACTTCCACCTTTCAGACAACATCAACCTGAGGAAACATCAGACTCGGTCGATGAGCACACTAGTCTGACCAGCACTGCTGATGAGGATGATCTGAATGCAAGCAACACTGCATGCATCCCATGTGAGACTGTTTCACCACTCTGCACTGtacagagagatgaaaagacagAAGCACAAGAACCATCTGTGGAAGATGCTCTCAATTCTAATACTGCATGCATCCCGTGTGAGACAGTTTCACCACTCTGCACTGtacagagagatgaagagacagaAGTACAAGAACCATCTGTGGAAGATGCTCTCAATCCTGCTACTGCTGTAGAATTAGTATTACTAGCTGAAAGTTCTGGAAGTGACAACACTGAATGTCCGGAAAGAGCAGAGAACATGCTCCAAGAGAATGTGGAGTCTGCAACACCGATATGTTGTGGAACGTACACCACAGAGAGGTTAGTTTCAGAACCAGTAGAGGAGAACATGGACAGCACGACTGTTGTCACCAGTTCCTGTGAGCAGAACATGAGTAAGATTACTGAGACAGCACCAGTTCCACAGACACTGCAGACAGATGCATCACCCATACTTTCTCCAGTCACTTGTCTTGAACCAG AGGTACCTCAGACTGCACTATTGGAGTTAGAGCTTGTTTCACCTCTCCCTATTGGGCTGGCCAGAGAAGAGGCAACAGCACTGCAGCCATCTGTTGATGGAGCTTCTTGTACCTCATCTGTGGTTAATGACAAAACTAATTCTTCTGACAGTGAAGGATTCCTGTTAAAGAGTGGACTACTTGAAAGCTCAGAAACGGAAACCTTTGATAGGATTGAAATAGAAGGAATTGTTGTCCCCAAGGACTTGGAGGCAGTTTCGACTGGACGTTCGGGAGACGTCACAGAAGAATCTCCATGCCAGCCGGCAGAGGACAGTGTAGACCACAGAGTGTCCTTTCCCACCGTGTCCAGTCAGGCAACAGTGAATGACAACACAGGGACAGATGATTTAAGCTTGACCACAGGGACATCTGATTCTGTTGTTGACATCTTAGAGCCGTCACCCCTCAAACAAGTCCCCTCTGAGGAGAGAGGGCTTGCAGCCGATGCACCTGCTCAGATATTCACCACTACTACCACTGAAGAAAATCCAGACGTAGTAGAGGCCACCGATTCAACTAATATAACATTGGCTGCAGTTCCCAGTCAGGAGGGGGACATGAGTAGATCCAGAGGAACAACAGACAGGGGGACTTCCCCTGGAATACCACCAAGAACCTCCTCTGTGTTAG GCTGTGTGCATGCCAGTATTCAGGtgtcatgtgtgagtgtggacgAGACAGCCAGAGACATGCAGGGAGATCAGAACCCTGCCTCAGGCAGCCAGCTCACAGCCCCCCCCTACGCTGGAGACGAGACAACAGCTCCACCAACAAAGAGCATACAGACTGAAATTGTACAAG CTGAGGAGCAGCAACAACACACTGAGGATGCAGTGACTGGACGAGGAACTCCCGTCGACACCGTCTTCAAGACCTCGGTCGATCAGATGTGGACTTTGTACCATCTGCCCCATAGCAGCGACGAGGGCACTCTCTGCACCCAGGTCCTGTTCCAGCCGCCCTtcaatggcagcgcctacatccGAGCCTTCGGGCCTGGGCACGTTCTCATGGCCGAGAAGTCTCCCCAGCCCTCCAGTCACAACCTCCAACAGGACCCTGGATGGCCCCGAGAGAGCACCGTCCAGGCTGCTGACCACCCCCAACACCAAAAAAGAGCCCAAGACGTGGCCCCCTCAGCTAAGGCCGCCACTGCTGCGGACTCAGTTCGCCCTTCAGCCTCCTTCCCAGACACAGACACCGTGGAAATCAGTCTGCCCAATTTCCTGTTGTGCACCGATGACAGGACGAAGCAGGAGACTGCTCTCCTGGGGGCCCCCGGGGGCGCCTCGTCGGCTGTGAGGGTGAGACGAGACGACGTGGCGGGCATCCTGTCCCTCTCCATCCCCTCGGCCAGCCTCAGTGGCTCTCAGGGGGGCAGCGGTCAGGCCCAGTTCCTGCAGCTCATCACCGAGGAGGGCCGTACCGTCTATTCGCCTGCCGTGGTCCGCATTGCCACACACCATGCTGACCAGAGCAAGTAG
- the LOC125305375 gene encoding pollen-specific leucine-rich repeat extensin-like protein 2 isoform X1 → MLKQHANVVPSGLPTLLEGFSKAALKKRPSNLGFFAWYYFTELMKYKAENESFDLRKLVREFHNNLADRISGDGFEEELKKEGYNVTSNVDHEYNELCITGEVDLLSWGHQYDDTNNTNGAKSNVPPTAPPNSLVKSNDPGRAAGDTKQKVHPEGKQNLSAGRNTCPSEPFKIIKGIDASAQSKMLNALFANQIAQVKSQVDSVPLCPKSSLSIQKATDTRTRLPESPKQALNQGARGTACVHPLKDPPRNHTNTNAQHEVKPSACSTAMAVQTNPTGATTDTVTEQLSVQLKKSSLGPSDGTTEDRKRWAPYDSRDGDRHPPNSAQSQSRLQPQLQQRPETCTGPAGTHWCQPPEAHYHRPPPPHGPLYGCYRPGSVWFPPPPHFPLYHFWPPQGLYPWCPPCPCFMWPNMGAAMPRRCHDAPPGYPLRVCAPSQVPSAPCQNTPNSPDSTSSPDPVLLPVNQQSPSGCPRSLYPPAFGCASYYPGPMPQREGEMPTSNAPNRRCPYNPNCHIHPQF, encoded by the exons ATGTTAAAACAGCATGCTAACGTTGTCCCCAGCGGCCTTCCCACACTTCTGGAGGGGTTTTCTAAAGCAGCATTGAAGAAAAGACCGAGTAATCTTGGATTCTTTGCCTGGTACTACTTCACGGAACTGATGAAATACAAAGCCG AAAATGAATCATTTGACCTTAGAAAACTTGTGCGAGAATTCCACAACAATTTGG CTGATCGAATAAGTGGAGATGGATTTGAAGAGGAGCTCAAGAAAGAGGGGTATAATGTCACCTCAAATGTTGACCATGAATATAATGAACTTTGCATCACTGGAGAAGTAGACTTGCTTTCATGGGGACATCAATATGATGACACTAACAACACGAACGGAGCAAAATCAAATGTACCACCAACTGCACCACCAAACTCTCTGGTCAAGAGTAATGATCCTGGAAGGGCTGCCGGAGACACCAAGCAGAAGGTTCACCCAGAGGGCAAACAAAACCTTAGTGCTGGGAGAAATACCTGTCCTTCAGAGCCATTCAAAATTATCAAAGGAATTGATGCCAGTGCCCAGTCTAAAATGCTGAATGCTTTGTTTGCCAACCAGATTGCTCAAGTGAAAAGCCAAGTGGATTCAGTCCCATTGTGTCCTAAAAGTTCTCTGTCAATACAAAAAGCAACTGACACAAGGACAAGACTTCCAGAATCTCCAAAACAGGCTCTGAATCAAGGGGCAAGAGGCACCGCTTGTGTCCATCCACTCAAAGATCCCCCCAGgaatcacacaaacaccaatGCACAGCATGAAGTGAAACCTTCAGCTTGTTCCACAGCGATGGCCGTCCAGACCAATCCAACTGGTGCCACAACAG ACACTGTCACAGAGCAACTCTccgttcagctgaagaaaagttCTTTGGGCCCCAGCGACGGCACCACGGAGGACAGAAAGAGGTGGGCTCCCTATGACAGCAGAGATGGGGACAGGCATCCCCCTAACAGTGCTCAGTCTCAGTCTCGCCTACAGCCGCAGCTACAGCAGCGGCCTGAAACTTGTACTGGCCCGGCTGGAACACACTGGTGCCAGCCACCTGAAGCCCACTACCATCGACCTCCCCCTCCCCATGGGCCCCTCTATGGGTGCTATCGACCGGGATCCGTGTGGTTCCCCCCTCCGCCACATTTTCCCCTTTACCATTTTTGGCCCCCTCAGGGGCTATACCCCTGGTgtcctccttgtccttgtttCATGTGGCCTAATATGGGAGCAGCAATGCCCAGGAGATGCCATGATGCCCCACCTGGCTATCCTCTGAGGGTGTGTGCTCCCAGCCAAGTCCCATCCGCTCCATGTCAAAATACCCCCAATAGTCCTGACTCCACCAGTTCCCCTGACCCTGTCTTGTTACCCGTGAACCAACAATCTCCCTCAGGATGTCCCAGGTCCCTTTACCCCCCTGCATTTGGCTGTGCTTCATATTACCCTGGACCCATGCCTCAGAGGGAGGGTGAAATGCCAACCTCTAACGCACCAAACAGGAGGTGCCCGTACAATCCAAATTGTCACATCCATCCCCAGTTTTAA
- the LOC125305375 gene encoding pollen-specific leucine-rich repeat extensin-like protein 4 isoform X2, whose amino-acid sequence MLKQHANVVPSGLPTLLEGFSKAALKKRPSNLGFFAWYYFTELMKYKAENESFDLRKLVREFHNNLADRISGDGFEEELKKEGYNVTSNVDHEYNELCITGEVDLLSWGHQYDDTNNTNGAKSNVPPTAPPNSLVKSNDPGRAAGDTKQKIAQVKSQVDSVPLCPKSSLSIQKATDTRTRLPESPKQALNQGARGTACVHPLKDPPRNHTNTNAQHEVKPSACSTAMAVQTNPTGATTDTVTEQLSVQLKKSSLGPSDGTTEDRKRWAPYDSRDGDRHPPNSAQSQSRLQPQLQQRPETCTGPAGTHWCQPPEAHYHRPPPPHGPLYGCYRPGSVWFPPPPHFPLYHFWPPQGLYPWCPPCPCFMWPNMGAAMPRRCHDAPPGYPLRVCAPSQVPSAPCQNTPNSPDSTSSPDPVLLPVNQQSPSGCPRSLYPPAFGCASYYPGPMPQREGEMPTSNAPNRRCPYNPNCHIHPQF is encoded by the exons ATGTTAAAACAGCATGCTAACGTTGTCCCCAGCGGCCTTCCCACACTTCTGGAGGGGTTTTCTAAAGCAGCATTGAAGAAAAGACCGAGTAATCTTGGATTCTTTGCCTGGTACTACTTCACGGAACTGATGAAATACAAAGCCG AAAATGAATCATTTGACCTTAGAAAACTTGTGCGAGAATTCCACAACAATTTGG CTGATCGAATAAGTGGAGATGGATTTGAAGAGGAGCTCAAGAAAGAGGGGTATAATGTCACCTCAAATGTTGACCATGAATATAATGAACTTTGCATCACTGGAGAAGTAGACTTGCTTTCATGGGGACATCAATATGATGACACTAACAACACGAACGGAGCAAAATCAAATGTACCACCAACTGCACCACCAAACTCTCTGGTCAAGAGTAATGATCCTGGAAGGGCTGCCGGAGACACCAAGCAGAAG ATTGCTCAAGTGAAAAGCCAAGTGGATTCAGTCCCATTGTGTCCTAAAAGTTCTCTGTCAATACAAAAAGCAACTGACACAAGGACAAGACTTCCAGAATCTCCAAAACAGGCTCTGAATCAAGGGGCAAGAGGCACCGCTTGTGTCCATCCACTCAAAGATCCCCCCAGgaatcacacaaacaccaatGCACAGCATGAAGTGAAACCTTCAGCTTGTTCCACAGCGATGGCCGTCCAGACCAATCCAACTGGTGCCACAACAG ACACTGTCACAGAGCAACTCTccgttcagctgaagaaaagttCTTTGGGCCCCAGCGACGGCACCACGGAGGACAGAAAGAGGTGGGCTCCCTATGACAGCAGAGATGGGGACAGGCATCCCCCTAACAGTGCTCAGTCTCAGTCTCGCCTACAGCCGCAGCTACAGCAGCGGCCTGAAACTTGTACTGGCCCGGCTGGAACACACTGGTGCCAGCCACCTGAAGCCCACTACCATCGACCTCCCCCTCCCCATGGGCCCCTCTATGGGTGCTATCGACCGGGATCCGTGTGGTTCCCCCCTCCGCCACATTTTCCCCTTTACCATTTTTGGCCCCCTCAGGGGCTATACCCCTGGTgtcctccttgtccttgtttCATGTGGCCTAATATGGGAGCAGCAATGCCCAGGAGATGCCATGATGCCCCACCTGGCTATCCTCTGAGGGTGTGTGCTCCCAGCCAAGTCCCATCCGCTCCATGTCAAAATACCCCCAATAGTCCTGACTCCACCAGTTCCCCTGACCCTGTCTTGTTACCCGTGAACCAACAATCTCCCTCAGGATGTCCCAGGTCCCTTTACCCCCCTGCATTTGGCTGTGCTTCATATTACCCTGGACCCATGCCTCAGAGGGAGGGTGAAATGCCAACCTCTAACGCACCAAACAGGAGGTGCCCGTACAATCCAAATTGTCACATCCATCCCCAGTTTTAA